The following are encoded in a window of Lactobacillus intestinalis genomic DNA:
- the atpD gene encoding F0F1 ATP synthase subunit beta yields MSEGEIVQVIGPVVDVKFPLNKELPDINNALKVIKSKDETITLEVTLELGDGVLRTISMESTNGLRRGMKVEDTGGPISVPVGKDTLGRVFNVLGQPIDNGPAFPKDHPREGIHKDAPKYSDLTTSREILETGIKVIDLLEPYVRGGKVGLFGGAGVGKTTIIQELIHNIAQEHGGISVFTGVGERTREGNDLYYEMKESGVLSKTAMVFGQMNEPPGARMRVALTGLTLAEYFRDVEGQDVLLFIDNIFRFTQAGSEVSALLGRMPSAVGYQPTLATEMGQLQERITSTKKGSITSIQAVYVPADDYTDPAPATTFAHLDATTNLERSLVEQGIYPAVDPLESSSSALDPEVVGKEHYEVATRVQHVLQRYHELQDIISVLGMDELSDEEKLIVARARKVQFFLSQNFFVAEQFTGVPGSYVPIKETIKGFKMILDGHLDDLPEDAFRGVGPITDVLKKAKEMGVTPSDPEAKALLEK; encoded by the coding sequence TTGAGTGAAGGTGAAATCGTTCAAGTAATCGGCCCTGTTGTCGATGTTAAATTCCCACTTAACAAGGAACTACCTGATATTAATAACGCTCTTAAAGTTATTAAGTCAAAAGATGAAACAATCACACTTGAAGTCACACTTGAACTTGGTGATGGTGTATTAAGAACGATCTCCATGGAATCTACCAATGGTCTTCGACGCGGAATGAAAGTCGAAGATACTGGTGGCCCAATTTCTGTTCCAGTTGGTAAAGATACTTTGGGACGTGTATTTAATGTTTTGGGTCAACCAATTGATAATGGTCCAGCATTTCCTAAAGATCATCCACGTGAAGGAATCCATAAGGATGCACCTAAGTATTCAGACTTGACCACTAGTCGTGAAATTCTCGAAACTGGTATTAAAGTTATTGACTTACTTGAACCTTATGTTCGTGGTGGTAAGGTTGGATTGTTCGGTGGTGCCGGTGTTGGTAAAACCACTATCATTCAGGAATTAATTCATAACATTGCCCAAGAACACGGTGGTATTTCAGTTTTCACTGGTGTTGGAGAAAGAACTCGTGAAGGTAACGATCTTTACTACGAAATGAAAGAATCCGGTGTTTTGAGCAAGACTGCCATGGTATTTGGTCAGATGAATGAGCCACCTGGTGCCAGAATGCGTGTAGCATTAACTGGATTAACACTTGCTGAATACTTTAGAGATGTTGAAGGTCAAGACGTGTTACTCTTCATCGATAACATCTTTAGATTTACCCAGGCCGGTTCAGAAGTTTCAGCCCTTTTGGGTCGTATGCCTAGTGCCGTTGGTTATCAACCTACTTTGGCTACTGAAATGGGACAATTGCAAGAAAGAATTACTTCAACTAAGAAGGGTTCTATTACTTCTATTCAAGCTGTTTATGTTCCAGCCGATGACTATACTGACCCAGCTCCAGCTACTACTTTCGCTCACTTGGATGCTACTACCAACTTGGAACGTAGCTTAGTTGAGCAAGGTATTTATCCAGCCGTTGACCCACTTGAATCTTCATCAAGTGCCCTTGACCCTGAAGTGGTTGGTAAAGAACACTATGAAGTTGCTACTCGTGTACAACACGTTTTACAACGTTATCATGAATTGCAAGATATTATTTCAGTTTTGGGTATGGATGAATTATCTGATGAAGAAAAACTTATCGTAGCTCGCGCTCGTAAAGTTCAATTCTTCTTATCTCAAAACTTCTTCGTAGCTGAACAATTTACTGGTGTTCCTGGTTCATATGTTCCAATTAAGGAAACTATTAAAGGCTTTAAGATGATTTTGGATGGTCACCTTGATGACTTGCCAGAAGATGCCTTTCGTGGTGTAGGTCCAATTACTGATGTTTTGAAGAAAGCAAAAGAAATGGGCGTTACACCAAGTGATCCAGAAGCTAAAGCATTGCTAGAAAAGTAG
- a CDS encoding rod shape-determining protein codes for MARDIGIDLGTANVLINVSGKGIVLNEPSVVAVNTSTNKVVAVGTEAYNMVGRTPGNIRVIRPLKNGVIADFDITEAMLSYFIQKLNVKGFMTKPNILICAPTGITSIEQKAIIQAAEKSGGGKIYLDFEPKVAAVGAGLDIFKPQGNMVIDIGGGTTDVAILSMGEIVTSESVRYAGDSMNQAVISHIKSKHNLLIGSRTAEQIKIEIGSAFEPDPDATMTVRGRDVVDGLPRQATVTAEEIQKALESGLMSIVAATKQVLETTPPELSADIIDRGIMLTGGGAMLKNIDKLISHHLQVPVLTADHPLEAVALGTGVLLKNIEKHKR; via the coding sequence GTGGCACGAGATATAGGAATCGATTTAGGGACAGCAAATGTGCTTATTAATGTCTCTGGAAAAGGTATTGTTTTAAATGAGCCTTCTGTGGTAGCCGTAAACACTAGTACTAATAAGGTAGTAGCGGTCGGAACAGAAGCATATAATATGGTAGGTAGAACTCCTGGTAATATTAGAGTAATTCGCCCATTAAAAAATGGAGTGATTGCAGACTTTGATATTACTGAGGCTATGCTTTCATATTTTATTCAAAAATTGAATGTAAAAGGCTTTATGACTAAGCCAAATATTTTAATTTGTGCACCAACAGGTATTACTTCAATTGAACAAAAGGCAATTATTCAAGCTGCAGAAAAATCTGGTGGGGGCAAGATTTATCTCGATTTTGAGCCTAAGGTTGCAGCCGTAGGTGCAGGATTAGATATTTTCAAACCTCAAGGTAATATGGTAATTGATATCGGTGGTGGTACTACTGATGTGGCCATTTTATCAATGGGTGAAATTGTTACTAGCGAATCTGTTCGTTATGCTGGTGATAGCATGAATCAAGCAGTTATTTCTCATATTAAGAGTAAACATAACTTGCTTATTGGTTCACGAACTGCCGAACAAATTAAAATTGAAATCGGTAGTGCGTTTGAACCGGATCCAGATGCAACTATGACTGTTAGAGGTCGAGATGTTGTTGATGGTTTGCCAAGACAAGCTACAGTAACAGCTGAAGAGATTCAAAAAGCTCTTGAAAGTGGTTTAATGTCAATTGTTGCTGCTACTAAGCAAGTGCTAGAAACTACTCCACCAGAATTATCAGCTGATATCATTGATCGTGGTATTATGCTTACTGGGGGTGGAGCAATGCTTAAAAATATTGATAAGCTTATTTCACATCACTTACAAGTGCCTGTTTTAACAGCTGATCATCCGTTAGAAGCTGTTGCTCTAGGAACTGGAGTATTGCTTAAGAATATTGAAAAGCATAAGCGTTAA
- the yidD gene encoding membrane protein insertion efficiency factor YidD has translation MRKILIFLVKIYQTIISPVLPDSCRYYPTCSNYMIDALKKHGPILGLIMGICRILRCNPFIRGGVDPVPDKFTIFRNPHPERYEDEIIAKKFHPDSK, from the coding sequence TTGCGTAAGATTTTGATTTTTTTAGTTAAAATTTATCAAACCATTATTTCGCCAGTGCTACCTGATAGTTGTAGATACTATCCCACTTGTTCGAATTATATGATAGATGCTCTAAAAAAGCATGGCCCAATTTTAGGTTTAATTATGGGAATATGTCGAATATTACGCTGTAATCCTTTTATAAGGGGAGGGGTAGATCCCGTTCCCGATAAATTTACTATTTTTCGAAATCCGCATCCGGAAAGATATGAAGACGAAATTATTGCCAAGAAATTTCATCCGGATAGCAAGTAG
- the rpsD gene encoding 30S ribosomal protein S4, with protein MSRYTGPSWKRSRRLGISLSGTGKELARRNYAPGQHGPNSRGRVSEYGQQLHEKQKLRWMYGLNERQFRTMFARAGKIREGEHGTNFMILLERRLDNMVYRLGLATTREQARQLVNHGHITVDGKRVDIPSYEVSVGQVIGLKDKSKNLQQVKDALEAVTARPSYVSFDDNKMEGTLVRLPERDEMNPEINEALVVEWYNKLL; from the coding sequence ATGTCAAGATATACTGGTCCAAGTTGGAAGCGTTCAAGAAGATTAGGTATTTCACTTTCAGGTACTGGCAAGGAACTTGCTCGTCGTAACTACGCTCCAGGTCAACATGGTCCTAACAGCCGTGGTCGTGTTTCAGAATACGGTCAACAATTGCACGAAAAGCAAAAGTTACGTTGGATGTACGGCTTAAACGAACGTCAATTTAGAACTATGTTTGCTCGCGCTGGTAAGATCCGTGAAGGTGAACACGGTACTAACTTCATGATCTTGCTTGAACGTCGTTTGGACAACATGGTTTACCGTCTTGGTTTAGCTACTACTAGAGAACAAGCAAGACAATTAGTAAACCACGGTCACATCACTGTTGATGGCAAGCGTGTTGACATTCCTTCATACGAAGTTAGCGTAGGCCAAGTTATTGGTTTGAAGGATAAGTCAAAGAACTTACAACAAGTTAAGGATGCTCTTGAAGCAGTTACTGCTCGTCCATCATACGTTTCATTTGATGACAACAAGATGGAAGGTACCCTTGTACGTTTACCAGAACGTGACGAAATGAACCCAGAAATCAACGAAGCACTCGTTGTTGAATGGTACAACAAGTTACTTTAA
- a CDS encoding RNA-guided endonuclease InsQ/TnpB family protein: MIKTQVVKLKVNKTMQKHLDALCDYRRYCWNKGLETWQLMYEAHTLSKKDNPSPNERRVRDELVANKADWQYGLSARCLQLAVKDLANAWKNFFDKAQPGWGKPRFRSKKAPRQGFKTDRAKIVNGKLRLDRPISISKDSWFDLASYEALKMNEVKVVSIFKEKDSYYAALPYEEDIPAKTKTHQKTAVDVNVGHFNYTEGQIIVLPAKLQKLYKRIKHYQRVLARKRKVNGKLAAKSNNYFAVRTKLQRDYRRVANIQNDLLQKFTTKLVNDYDHIVVEDLAVKQMMMTHVASKGMQRSLFGKFRQILTYKCDWYGKELVLADKTYPSTQRCAQCGYVKKGDEKITLQGNKKHATKHNEYICYECGYSNDRDANAVLNLLALAK; the protein is encoded by the coding sequence ATGATTAAAACACAAGTAGTAAAGCTAAAAGTTAATAAGACCATGCAAAAGCATCTTGATGCTTTGTGCGATTATCGCAGATACTGCTGGAATAAAGGCCTAGAAACTTGGCAGTTAATGTATGAAGCTCATACATTAAGCAAAAAAGATAATCCCAGTCCTAACGAACGCAGAGTCCGCGATGAATTAGTGGCTAATAAAGCCGACTGGCAATATGGTTTGTCAGCTCGATGCTTACAATTAGCTGTTAAAGACTTGGCTAATGCTTGGAAGAACTTCTTTGATAAAGCTCAGCCTGGTTGGGGCAAGCCTAGATTTAGATCTAAGAAGGCACCTAGACAAGGCTTTAAAACTGATCGTGCCAAGATTGTTAACGGCAAGCTTCGTCTCGATCGTCCAATAAGCATTTCAAAAGATAGTTGGTTTGATCTAGCAAGTTATGAAGCCTTAAAGATGAATGAAGTTAAGGTAGTAAGTATCTTCAAAGAAAAAGATAGCTATTATGCAGCTTTGCCTTATGAAGAAGACATACCGGCTAAGACTAAAACTCATCAAAAAACGGCAGTTGATGTCAATGTTGGTCATTTCAACTATACCGAGGGGCAAATCATTGTTTTGCCTGCTAAACTACAAAAGCTGTATAAGCGGATTAAACATTATCAAAGAGTCTTAGCACGCAAAAGAAAGGTTAACGGTAAGTTGGCTGCTAAATCCAATAATTACTTTGCAGTGAGAACCAAATTGCAAAGAGATTATCGCAGAGTAGCTAATATTCAAAACGATCTTTTACAGAAGTTCACTACTAAGCTTGTTAATGATTACGACCACATTGTAGTTGAAGATTTAGCAGTAAAGCAAATGATGATGACGCATGTCGCTTCAAAGGGTATGCAAAGATCGCTCTTTGGTAAATTCAGACAGATATTAACTTACAAATGCGATTGGTATGGCAAAGAATTGGTCTTAGCCGATAAAACCTACCCATCAACTCAAAGATGTGCTCAGTGCGGCTATGTCAAAAAGGGTGATGAAAAGATTACCTTGCAGGGCAACAAAAAGCATGCCACTAAGCATAATGAGTATATCTGTTATGAATGTGGCTACAGTAACGATCGAGATGCAAATGCAGTATTAAATCTTTTAGCTTTAGCAAAATAA
- a CDS encoding DUF2969 domain-containing protein: protein MSKKLVNIDVEVNELKGKSVPTWEVIIPNKKSIGLIEKVEGRYRATTSKTSNVLFAKSLESSINDLLSYFTLHEK, encoded by the coding sequence ATGTCCAAAAAATTAGTTAATATTGATGTTGAAGTAAATGAACTTAAAGGTAAGAGTGTCCCTACTTGGGAAGTTATTATCCCTAATAAAAAATCAATTGGTTTAATTGAAAAGGTAGAAGGACGTTATCGTGCAACTACTTCTAAAACTAGCAATGTATTATTTGCTAAGAGTTTAGAAAGCAGTATTAATGATTTACTTTCATACTTTACTTTACATGAAAAATAA
- a CDS encoding DUF1146 family protein, which translates to MFQLGVHAVISIIIYLITVGLSFHAIKALRVEKFIRKNHNFEAQILLLFIAIALGFLVGNFVITFIDQSMQLSNFF; encoded by the coding sequence ATGTTTCAATTAGGCGTTCACGCAGTAATTAGTATAATTATTTACTTAATTACTGTTGGATTATCATTCCACGCAATTAAGGCTTTGAGAGTAGAAAAGTTTATTCGAAAAAATCATAATTTTGAAGCGCAAATTTTATTATTATTTATTGCAATTGCATTAGGATTTTTAGTCGGGAACTTTGTTATTACTTTTATCGATCAATCGATGCAATTAAGTAATTTCTTTTAA
- a CDS encoding universal stress protein, which produces MLTQYQHIQVSVDGSKEADLAFSKAVVIAKRNGAILDILHVIDTRSFQNVSSFDSAMVEQVSNDAKKRMEEYKSRAIKAGIKDVHYSIEFGSPKTIIARDFPKKHDIDLIVVGATGLNAVERLLIGSVTEYVTRTANCDVLVCRTQEIKDALSAD; this is translated from the coding sequence ATGCTTACACAATATCAACATATTCAAGTTTCCGTTGACGGGTCAAAAGAAGCAGACTTGGCTTTCAGCAAGGCTGTCGTAATTGCGAAACGTAACGGAGCAATTTTAGATATCTTACATGTCATTGATACTCGTTCATTCCAAAACGTTTCAAGCTTTGATTCAGCTATGGTTGAACAAGTATCAAACGATGCTAAAAAGAGAATGGAAGAGTACAAGAGTCGCGCAATCAAAGCCGGCATTAAAGATGTTCACTATTCCATTGAATTCGGTTCACCAAAGACAATCATTGCTCGTGATTTCCCTAAAAAACACGATATCGACTTAATCGTAGTTGGGGCAACGGGTCTTAACGCAGTTGAGCGTTTATTAATTGGTAGTGTTACGGAATATGTAACTCGTACAGCAAATTGCGATGTTTTAGTTTGCCGTACACAAGAAATTAAAGATGCACTTAGTGCTGATTAA
- a CDS encoding FtsW/RodA/SpoVE family cell cycle protein translates to MVQVQNKTSLVDRIAWNVVFPVIALALIGLYSIYVSAVNDPSHMGTPTKAVLMQGVWYLISIGIAIFVMQFDADQLFRIAPYIYALGIILLIAVLFLYNRSVYQDTGAKSWFKLGPLTFQPSEIMKPAFILMLARVVRDHNEKYAHTLRNDWLLIGKIVLWLLPVAVLLKLQNDFGTMLVFFAIVGGVTLVSGISWKIIIPLYGTIIILGAAVILLVVTPVGRSFLSHFFQAYQFKRIDAWLSPATDTGSSAYQLWQSMQAIGSGQLFGNGFGKVSVYVPVRGSDMVYSVIGETFGFVGSVAVILIYLYLIIQMVKISFDTRNAFYSYIATGVIMMILFHVFENIGMSIDLLPLTGIPLPFISQGGSALIGNMIGIGMILSMKFHNKDYMFSTAGDF, encoded by the coding sequence ATGGTACAAGTACAAAACAAAACAAGTTTAGTTGATAGAATCGCTTGGAATGTTGTCTTTCCAGTTATAGCATTGGCTTTGATTGGATTGTATTCTATTTATGTATCTGCGGTAAATGACCCTAGTCATATGGGAACACCAACTAAAGCGGTATTAATGCAGGGAGTTTGGTATTTAATTTCAATTGGGATTGCTATTTTTGTAATGCAATTTGATGCGGACCAACTATTCCGAATAGCCCCCTATATTTATGCCCTGGGAATAATTCTTTTGATTGCAGTTCTATTTCTTTATAACCGCAGTGTTTATCAGGATACTGGGGCTAAAAGTTGGTTTAAGTTAGGGCCATTAACTTTCCAGCCGTCTGAAATTATGAAGCCAGCCTTCATTTTGATGTTGGCACGTGTAGTGCGAGATCATAATGAGAAATATGCTCATACTCTCCGAAATGATTGGCTTTTAATTGGAAAAATTGTTTTATGGCTTCTTCCAGTAGCCGTTTTGTTAAAATTACAAAACGACTTTGGTACAATGTTGGTTTTCTTTGCTATTGTTGGTGGGGTAACTTTAGTATCAGGAATAAGTTGGAAAATAATTATTCCCCTGTATGGAACGATAATCATTCTAGGGGCGGCCGTGATTTTGCTAGTGGTCACACCAGTCGGAAGATCATTTTTAAGTCATTTCTTCCAAGCATATCAATTTAAGCGAATTGATGCATGGCTCAGTCCCGCAACTGATACGGGCTCTAGTGCTTACCAATTATGGCAAAGTATGCAGGCTATCGGGTCAGGACAGTTATTTGGTAATGGATTTGGTAAAGTAAGTGTTTATGTGCCAGTCCGTGGATCTGACATGGTTTATTCAGTAATTGGAGAAACTTTTGGATTCGTTGGTAGTGTAGCCGTAATTTTAATTTACCTATATTTAATCATTCAAATGGTAAAGATTTCGTTTGATACTAGAAATGCATTCTATTCATACATTGCAACGGGTGTCATCATGATGATTCTTTTCCACGTATTTGAAAATATTGGAATGAGTATTGATCTATTGCCATTAACAGGTATTCCATTGCCATTTATTTCTCAAGGTGGTTCTGCCTTGATCGGAAATATGATAGGAATTGGAATGATTCTATCAATGAAATTTCATAATAAAGATTACATGTTTAGTACAGCAGGTGATTTTTAG
- a CDS encoding replication-associated recombination protein A produces the protein MHPLAYRMRPKNLDEVVGQEHLIGPGKIIKRMVEARLLSSMILYGPPGIGKTSIASAIAGSTKYAFRTLNAATDGKKQLQQVAEEGKMSGTVILLLDEIHRLDKTKQDFLLPLLESGQIILIGATTENPYISISPAIRSRCQIFELKPLSTQDAKKAIDRALTDEKEGLGKYHVELDPDAKELLVEKGNGDLRSTLNSLELAVLSTKQELKEAGKDDSAIKITKKEISDSIQLKSQNFDADGDGHYDLVSAFQKSIRGSDVDAALHYLARLIESGDLISICRRLTVIAYEDIGLANPAAAQHAFIAIQAAQTLGFPEARIPLANAVIELALSPKSNSAIMAIDSALSDVKNKRIGAIPNRLKDAHYSGAKKLNHGNDYIYPHDYPGDWIAQQYLPNNLMGVQYFNAKGNSKIEKGLKKQYEILRKMQAEGLN, from the coding sequence ATGCATCCATTAGCCTATCGTATGCGTCCCAAGAATTTAGATGAAGTGGTGGGACAAGAACATTTAATTGGTCCTGGTAAAATCATCAAAAGAATGGTTGAAGCTCGGCTTTTATCATCGATGATTTTGTATGGACCACCCGGCATTGGAAAAACTAGTATCGCAAGTGCCATTGCCGGCTCTACTAAGTATGCTTTTCGAACATTAAATGCTGCTACTGACGGCAAAAAGCAGCTCCAACAAGTAGCTGAGGAAGGTAAGATGAGCGGAACTGTCATTTTACTTTTAGATGAAATCCATCGTTTAGATAAAACCAAACAGGATTTTCTCTTACCACTTTTAGAATCAGGACAAATCATTTTAATTGGTGCCACTACCGAAAATCCCTACATTTCGATCTCTCCTGCTATTCGCTCACGTTGTCAGATTTTCGAATTAAAGCCTTTATCTACTCAAGATGCTAAGAAAGCAATTGATCGAGCTTTAACAGACGAAAAAGAAGGCTTAGGGAAGTATCATGTTGAATTAGACCCAGATGCTAAAGAGCTTTTAGTTGAAAAAGGTAACGGTGATTTGCGTTCTACCCTAAATAGCTTAGAATTAGCAGTTCTTTCCACTAAGCAAGAACTTAAAGAAGCTGGAAAAGATGATTCAGCAATTAAAATTACTAAGAAAGAAATTTCCGATTCAATTCAACTTAAAAGTCAAAACTTTGATGCAGATGGTGATGGCCATTATGACTTAGTTTCCGCCTTTCAAAAATCAATTCGAGGGTCTGATGTGGACGCCGCCCTTCACTATTTAGCTAGATTAATTGAATCTGGGGACCTCATTTCAATTTGCCGTCGTTTAACTGTTATCGCTTATGAAGATATTGGCCTCGCTAATCCTGCAGCAGCTCAACATGCTTTTATTGCCATTCAAGCTGCACAAACATTAGGTTTTCCAGAAGCGAGAATCCCCTTAGCAAATGCAGTGATTGAACTTGCTCTTTCACCCAAAAGCAACAGTGCAATCATGGCAATTGATAGTGCTTTAAGTGATGTAAAAAACAAGCGAATTGGTGCAATTCCCAACCGTTTGAAAGATGCTCACTATTCTGGCGCTAAAAAGCTAAATCATGGAAATGACTACATCTATCCTCATGATTATCCTGGTGATTGGATTGCTCAACAATATCTTCCTAACAACTTAATGGGCGTACAATATTTTAATGCTAAAGGCAATTCTAAAATTGAAAAAGGTTTAAAAAAGCAATACGAGATTTTACGAAAAATGCAGGCTGAAGGACTTAACTAG
- a CDS encoding F0F1 ATP synthase subunit gamma encodes MPASLLELKKKIASVKQTGKITQAMRMVSASKLNQTEKRDKNYTVYNDHVRKTLSHLMSSQVVDHLREANAPINEKNIAKLDYANVFGLGITSDLIQQRKNIKSTGYLVITGNRGLVGSYNSSVLKNMMGLFEDAKAENKDIKILAVGSVGAQFFKKNNLNVVYENDDISDVPTFEETMPIVSTAIKMYMNGVYDELYVCYTHHVNSLSSAFRVEKMLPIVDLDIGLKEAEAHQQLEYDIAPDTNTVLTSLLPQYARSTIYGAILDAKTAEHASSMTAMQSASDNADDLVSNLTTKLNRARQAQITTEITEIISGANALE; translated from the coding sequence ATGCCTGCATCTTTACTTGAGTTGAAGAAAAAGATTGCTTCAGTTAAGCAAACTGGTAAAATTACGCAAGCCATGAGAATGGTTTCTGCTTCAAAGTTGAATCAAACTGAAAAGCGTGATAAAAATTATACTGTTTATAATGATCACGTTCGAAAGACTTTATCTCATTTAATGAGTTCACAAGTTGTAGATCATCTTCGTGAAGCAAATGCGCCAATTAATGAAAAAAATATAGCTAAACTTGATTATGCAAATGTTTTTGGCTTAGGAATTACGTCGGATTTAATTCAACAACGTAAAAATATCAAGTCTACGGGATATTTAGTTATTACTGGTAATCGTGGACTTGTAGGATCTTATAATAGTTCTGTTTTAAAGAATATGATGGGACTTTTTGAAGATGCTAAGGCCGAAAATAAAGATATTAAGATCTTAGCTGTTGGTTCAGTTGGTGCACAATTCTTTAAAAAGAACAACTTAAATGTTGTATATGAAAATGATGATATTAGTGATGTGCCAACTTTTGAAGAAACTATGCCAATTGTTTCAACTGCGATTAAAATGTATATGAATGGAGTATATGATGAGTTATATGTTTGTTATACTCACCATGTCAACTCACTTTCATCAGCATTTCGTGTTGAAAAAATGCTTCCAATTGTCGATTTAGATATTGGTCTTAAGGAAGCTGAAGCACATCAACAATTAGAATATGATATTGCACCAGATACTAATACTGTGCTTACGTCACTACTCCCACAATACGCTCGTTCAACTATTTACGGAGCTATTTTGGATGCAAAAACTGCAGAACATGCTAGTTCAATGACAGCTATGCAAAGTGCTAGTGATAATGCAGATGATCTGGTATCAAATTTAACTACTAAGTTAAACCGTGCAAGACAGGCACAAATCACTACTGAAATTACTGAAATTATCAGTGGTGCTAATGCCTTAGAGTAA
- a CDS encoding F0F1 ATP synthase subunit epsilon codes for MADPEKLFKVDVVTPDGLIYSHRSSIIDMRAIDGQRSIMYNHVPLLTPLAIGDVKVKRSREMNQVVDHIAVSGGYIEFSNNVATIIADSAERARNIDVSRAQAAKERAEKRMKEAREKHDERSLERAQIALRRAVNRISVYNSKK; via the coding sequence ATGGCAGATCCAGAAAAGCTTTTTAAAGTAGATGTTGTAACTCCGGATGGTTTAATTTATTCTCACCGCTCAAGTATCATTGATATGCGTGCGATTGATGGACAACGTTCTATCATGTACAATCACGTTCCACTTTTAACTCCTTTAGCTATTGGAGATGTAAAGGTTAAACGTAGTCGTGAAATGAATCAAGTTGTTGATCATATTGCTGTTAGTGGTGGTTACATCGAATTTTCTAACAATGTTGCAACTATTATTGCCGATAGTGCTGAACGTGCTAGAAATATTGATGTTTCTCGTGCCCAAGCTGCTAAGGAACGTGCCGAAAAGAGAATGAAGGAAGCACGTGAAAAGCACGATGAGCGTTCATTAGAAAGAGCTCAAATTGCATTGAGAAGAGCTGTGAATAGAATTAGTGTTTATAATTCTAAAAAATAA
- a CDS encoding YueI family protein: MSEDLSKRVEQAAQGITPQTKPDERRRYLGSLRERVLVRMNNSELKDPKLTALFLEHIPDYKGYTVLINGNIDDNNFLNKVEATCSKDDIPFTLIYNETAKKGPEDTAVLVVAKDAINKMRVEIGQVYAPEIPKTELKSSAPAKKSFWQRLFHKGD; the protein is encoded by the coding sequence ATGTCAGAAGATTTATCTAAGCGAGTTGAGCAAGCTGCTCAAGGAATTACTCCTCAAACCAAACCCGATGAAAGACGGCGCTATTTAGGATCCTTGCGTGAGCGAGTTTTAGTAAGAATGAATAATTCCGAACTTAAGGATCCTAAGTTAACTGCCCTTTTTCTCGAGCATATTCCTGATTATAAGGGCTATACAGTTTTAATTAATGGAAATATTGATGACAACAACTTTTTAAATAAGGTTGAAGCTACTTGTAGTAAAGATGACATCCCTTTTACTCTTATTTATAACGAAACCGCTAAAAAAGGTCCTGAAGACACTGCGGTTTTAGTTGTAGCTAAAGATGCCATCAACAAAATGCGCGTAGAAATTGGACAAGTCTATGCCCCAGAAATACCAAAAACCGAGCTTAAGAGTAGTGCGCCTGCCAAAAAGAGTTTTTGGCAACGTCTATTTCACAAAGGGGATTAG